The following proteins are co-located in the Ensifer sp. WSM1721 genome:
- the prmC gene encoding peptide chain release factor N(5)-glutamine methyltransferase, with protein sequence MAETLDSLLAESRDKLKAAGIEAAALDARHLVSGLLGLSRAALVTRGGEPVGEADAARIRAAIERRAAHEPVHRILGEREFFGLNLKLSKDTLEPRPDTETLVDCLIPHVRRIAARKGSCRILDLGTGTGAICLALLNAVLDARGLGTDISNNALQTARENAHRNGLAERFETLRSNWFEAVEGRFDVIVSNPPYIRSSVIAELDPEVKYHDPVAALDGGDEGLDAYRAIALHASRHLETDGLLGLEIGFDQKQAVTALFEAQGFRLLSGVKDLGGNDRVLVFEQDVERSNDR encoded by the coding sequence ATGGCCGAGACACTCGACAGCCTTCTGGCCGAAAGCCGCGACAAGCTGAAGGCCGCCGGCATCGAAGCGGCAGCGCTCGATGCCCGGCATCTGGTTTCCGGCCTGCTCGGCCTTTCGCGCGCCGCATTGGTGACGCGGGGAGGGGAGCCCGTCGGTGAGGCGGATGCGGCGCGGATACGGGCCGCCATCGAACGTCGCGCGGCCCATGAGCCCGTCCATCGAATCCTCGGCGAGCGCGAGTTTTTCGGTCTGAACCTGAAGCTCTCGAAGGACACGCTGGAACCTCGGCCCGATACCGAAACGCTGGTCGACTGCCTGATACCCCATGTGCGGCGCATCGCCGCAAGAAAGGGAAGCTGCCGGATCCTCGATCTCGGGACAGGAACCGGGGCAATCTGTCTCGCTCTTCTCAACGCGGTACTTGACGCACGGGGTCTCGGTACCGATATATCGAACAACGCCTTGCAGACGGCACGAGAAAACGCTCACAGGAATGGCTTGGCAGAACGCTTCGAAACGTTGCGCAGCAACTGGTTCGAGGCTGTGGAAGGGCGGTTCGACGTCATCGTCTCAAATCCGCCGTATATACGGTCCAGTGTCATTGCAGAGCTTGATCCGGAGGTGAAATACCACGATCCGGTTGCCGCACTTGACGGCGGAGACGAAGGGCTGGATGCCTATCGTGCCATTGCTCTTCACGCCAGTCGCCATCTTGAAACGGACGGCCTACTTGGCTTGGAAATCGGTTTCGACCAAAAGCAGGCGGTGACTGCGCTTTTCGAAGCGCAAGGATTTCGCTTGCTCAGCGGTGTGAAGGATCTTGGCGGTAACGACCGGGTCCTCGTGTTCGAGCAGGACGTTGAACGCAGCAATGACCGTTGA
- the prfA gene encoding peptide chain release factor 1: protein MAKLPVEKMRELERRFGEIEARMSAGPSADVYVKLASEYSELQPVVTKIRAYQQAERELADIETMLSDRATDKEMRDLAEMEKPEVEERIEALEQEIQILLLPKDAADEKSAILEIRAGTGGSEAALFAGDLFRMYERYASTKGWRVEVLSASEGEAGGYKEIIATVSGRGVFSRLKFESGVHRVQRVPETEASGRIHTSAATVAVLPEAEEIDVEVRPEDIRIDTMRSSGAGGQHVNTTDSAVRITHIPTGIVVTSSEKSQHQNRAKAMQVLRSRLYDMERQRADSERSADRKSQVGSGDRSERIRTYNFPQGRITDHRINLTLYKLDRMMEGEIDEVVDALLADHQASQLALLGERQN, encoded by the coding sequence TTGGCAAAGCTTCCCGTTGAAAAGATGCGCGAACTGGAAAGGCGGTTCGGCGAGATCGAAGCTCGCATGTCCGCCGGCCCCTCTGCCGACGTCTATGTGAAACTCGCGTCGGAATATTCCGAGCTGCAGCCGGTGGTGACGAAGATCCGCGCCTACCAACAGGCCGAGCGGGAGCTTGCCGATATCGAGACGATGCTTTCCGACCGCGCGACGGACAAGGAGATGCGCGACCTCGCGGAGATGGAAAAGCCCGAGGTCGAGGAGCGGATAGAAGCGCTCGAGCAGGAGATCCAGATCCTGCTCCTGCCGAAGGATGCGGCCGACGAAAAGAGCGCCATACTCGAAATCCGTGCCGGCACCGGCGGTTCGGAAGCCGCACTCTTTGCCGGTGACCTCTTCCGCATGTACGAACGCTATGCCTCCACCAAGGGCTGGCGCGTCGAAGTGCTTTCGGCGAGCGAAGGCGAGGCCGGAGGCTACAAGGAAATCATCGCGACCGTTTCCGGGCGCGGCGTGTTTTCGCGGCTGAAGTTCGAGTCCGGCGTCCACCGGGTGCAGCGTGTTCCGGAAACGGAGGCGAGCGGCCGCATCCACACGTCGGCGGCCACTGTCGCCGTCCTGCCGGAAGCCGAAGAGATCGATGTCGAGGTCCGGCCCGAGGACATCCGCATCGACACCATGCGCTCCTCCGGCGCCGGCGGTCAGCACGTCAACACGACGGATTCGGCCGTGCGCATCACCCATATCCCGACCGGCATCGTCGTCACCAGCTCGGAGAAGTCGCAGCATCAGAACCGTGCCAAGGCGATGCAGGTGCTGCGCTCGCGGCTTTACGACATGGAGCGCCAGCGCGCCGACAGCGAGCGTTCGGCGGACCGCAAGAGCCAGGTGGGATCCGGCGACCGCTCGGAGCGCATTCGCACCTATAACTTCCCGCAGGGGCGCATAACCGACCATCGCATCAATCTTACCCTCTACAAGCTCGACCGCATGATGGAGGGGGAAATCGACGAGGTGGTGGATGCGCTGCTGGCCGACCATCAGGCGAGCCAGCTCGCCCTCCTCGGCGAAAGGCAGAACTGA
- the ptsP gene encoding phosphoenolpyruvate--protein phosphotransferase produces the protein MRDLSAGPRVLLKRLRELMAEPLEPQERLDRIVRQIAQNMVAEVCSVYVLRSDGVLELYATEGLNKTAVHLAQLKMGQGLVGTIAASARPLNLSDAQSHPAFTYLPETGEEIYHSFLGVPILRTGRALGVLVVQNKAMRNYREDEVEALETTAMVLAEMVATGELKKITKPGLELDLSRPVTIEGNSYGEGIGLGYVVLHEPRIVVTNLLNEDTDQELQRLAEALGSLRISIDDMLSRRDVSMEGEHRAVLETYRMFAHDRGWVRKLEEAIRNGLTAEAAVERVQSETKARMMRLTDPYLRERMHDFDDLANRLLRQLSGYGAKLSAADFPNDAIIVARAMGAAELLDYPRENVRGLVLEEGAVTSHVVIVARAMGIPVVGQAAGAVALAENRDAIIVDGDDAKVHLRPLTDLQRAYEEKVRFRARRQAQFRALKDVEPLTKDGKRITLQMNAGLLVDLPHLNEAGAEGIGLFRTELQFMIASTMPKAEEQEDFYRNVMKQTGGKPVTFRTLDIGGDKVVPYFRAAEEENPALGWRALRLSLDRPGLLRTQFRAMLRATAGAELKLMLPMVTEVAELRAARELLQKEIERQSKIGEQLPRKLQFGAMLEVPALLWQLDELMAEVDFVSVGSNDLFQFAMAVDRGNARVSDRFDTLGRPFLRLLRDIVRAGERNNTPVTLCGEMASKPLSAMALLGLGFRSVSMSPTAVGPVKAMLLALDAGKLAEVLDAALDDVKAETSVRQLLVDFAAANGIPV, from the coding sequence ATGAGAGACCTTTCCGCGGGTCCGCGCGTTCTCCTCAAGCGGTTGCGCGAGCTCATGGCGGAACCGCTCGAGCCGCAGGAGCGCCTTGACCGGATCGTGCGCCAGATCGCGCAGAACATGGTCGCGGAAGTGTGCTCCGTCTATGTGCTGCGCTCCGACGGCGTGCTCGAACTCTACGCCACCGAAGGTCTAAACAAGACCGCCGTGCACCTGGCGCAATTGAAGATGGGGCAGGGCCTCGTCGGCACGATCGCCGCTTCGGCGCGGCCGCTCAATCTCTCCGATGCGCAGTCGCATCCGGCCTTCACTTACCTGCCGGAAACGGGCGAAGAGATATACCACTCGTTCCTCGGCGTGCCGATTCTCCGCACCGGCCGCGCGCTCGGCGTGCTCGTCGTGCAGAACAAGGCGATGCGCAACTATCGTGAGGACGAGGTCGAGGCTCTCGAGACGACCGCGATGGTGCTCGCCGAAATGGTGGCGACGGGCGAGCTCAAGAAGATCACAAAGCCCGGCTTGGAACTCGATCTCTCGCGGCCCGTGACCATAGAGGGCAACAGTTACGGCGAGGGCATCGGGCTCGGCTACGTCGTGCTGCACGAGCCGAGAATCGTCGTCACCAATCTGCTCAACGAGGATACCGACCAGGAGCTGCAGCGGCTTGCTGAGGCGCTCGGGTCGCTCCGCATCTCGATCGACGACATGCTGTCACGCCGTGACGTGTCGATGGAGGGCGAGCACCGCGCCGTGCTCGAAACCTATCGCATGTTCGCCCATGACCGCGGCTGGGTGAGAAAGCTTGAGGAAGCAATTCGCAACGGCCTCACGGCCGAAGCGGCGGTGGAGCGGGTGCAGAGCGAGACCAAGGCGCGGATGATGCGCCTCACGGACCCTTACCTGCGCGAGCGCATGCACGATTTCGATGATCTCGCCAACCGGCTCTTGCGCCAGCTTTCCGGCTATGGCGCCAAACTGTCGGCGGCCGATTTCCCGAACGACGCGATCATCGTCGCGCGCGCCATGGGTGCCGCCGAACTGCTCGATTACCCGCGCGAGAACGTGCGCGGCCTGGTCCTTGAGGAGGGAGCGGTCACCAGTCACGTGGTGATCGTCGCCCGCGCGATGGGCATTCCGGTGGTCGGGCAGGCGGCAGGGGCCGTGGCGCTTGCCGAAAACCGTGACGCCATCATCGTCGACGGTGACGATGCGAAGGTCCATCTGCGGCCGTTGACCGACCTGCAGCGCGCCTACGAGGAAAAGGTTCGTTTCCGTGCCCGCCGCCAGGCACAGTTCCGTGCACTGAAGGACGTCGAGCCGCTGACGAAGGACGGCAAGCGCATTACATTGCAGATGAATGCCGGTCTGCTCGTCGATCTGCCGCATTTGAACGAGGCAGGAGCGGAGGGCATCGGCCTCTTCCGCACCGAACTGCAATTCATGATCGCCTCCACCATGCCCAAGGCGGAGGAACAGGAAGACTTCTATCGCAATGTCATGAAGCAGACGGGAGGCAAGCCGGTGACCTTCCGCACGCTCGATATCGGCGGAGACAAGGTCGTACCCTACTTCCGTGCCGCCGAGGAGGAGAACCCAGCGCTCGGCTGGCGCGCCCTTCGGCTGTCGCTCGACCGGCCCGGTTTGCTGCGAACCCAGTTCAGGGCAATGCTCAGAGCGACGGCCGGGGCCGAACTCAAGCTGATGCTGCCGATGGTGACGGAGGTGGCGGAGCTTAGAGCCGCGCGCGAACTCCTGCAGAAGGAAATCGAGCGCCAATCGAAGATAGGCGAGCAATTGCCGCGCAAGCTGCAATTCGGAGCGATGCTGGAAGTGCCGGCTCTGCTCTGGCAGCTCGACGAACTGATGGCGGAAGTGGATTTCGTCTCGGTCGGCTCGAACGATCTCTTCCAATTCGCCATGGCGGTCGACCGCGGCAATGCCCGCGTCTCCGATCGTTTCGATACGCTCGGGCGGCCGTTCCTGCGCCTTCTCCGCGACATCGTGCGCGCCGGCGAACGCAATAACACGCCGGTGACGCTCTGCGGCGAAATGGCGAGCAAGCCGCTTTCGGCCATGGCACTGCTCGGGCTCGGCTTCCGGTCGGTTTCGATGTCGCCGACGGCCGTCGGCCCGGTCAAGGCCATGCTCTTGGCGCTCGACGCCGGCAAGCTGGCCGAGGTGCTCGATGCTGCGCTCGACGACGTCAAGGCCGAGACGTCGGTCCGGCAGCTCCTGGTCGATTTCGCGGCCGCAAACGGCATACCGGTATAG
- a CDS encoding DUF4167 domain-containing protein has product MRPGQQNKRGRGRNNNNGNGNNRKGSNPLTRTYDSSGPDVKIRGTAQHIAEKYAALARDAQSSGDRVMAENYLQHAEHYNRIIAAAQAQMQDRFQREERQDYQDRDVVDRDQDDLDQVYVDEAPGVAAAAPVSEPQPIIDGSGPQPVIEGTPAEVAMEEETPAVSSGRGNSRRRSANRPRRQPRHGAQEEAAGEQPATDAGGTTPVLAASE; this is encoded by the coding sequence ATGAGGCCTGGACAGCAAAACAAGCGCGGCCGTGGGCGGAATAACAACAACGGAAATGGAAACAACCGCAAGGGATCTAATCCCTTGACGCGGACTTACGATAGCTCCGGCCCCGACGTTAAGATTCGCGGCACCGCCCAGCACATCGCTGAGAAATACGCAGCGCTTGCCCGCGACGCCCAGAGCTCCGGCGACCGCGTCATGGCGGAAAACTACCTGCAGCATGCCGAGCACTACAACCGCATCATCGCGGCAGCGCAGGCGCAGATGCAGGATCGTTTCCAGCGGGAAGAGCGCCAGGACTACCAGGATCGCGACGTTGTCGACCGCGACCAGGACGATCTGGATCAGGTCTACGTCGATGAAGCACCGGGCGTCGCAGCCGCGGCACCCGTCAGCGAACCCCAGCCGATCATCGACGGTTCCGGCCCCCAGCCGGTGATCGAGGGCACGCCAGCCGAGGTCGCAATGGAAGAGGAAACGCCGGCAGTTTCGTCCGGTCGCGGGAACTCCCGCCGCCGTAGCGCAAACCGGCCCCGCCGCCAGCCGCGCCACGGCGCGCAGGAGGAGGCGGCCGGCGAACAGCCGGCGACCGACGCCGGCGGCACCACACCGGTGCTTGCCGCCTCCGAATAA
- the clpB gene encoding ATP-dependent chaperone ClpB: MNIEKYSERVRGFLQSAQTYALAEGHQQFTPEHVLKILLDDDQGMAASLIERAGGDAREARAGTAAALAKLPKVTGGSGSVYLSQPLAKVFTTAEEAAKKAGDSFVTVERLLLALAIESSAATASILSKAGVTPTKLNQVINEIRKGRTADSANAEQGFDSLKKYARDLTAEAREGKLDPVIGRDEEIRRTIQVLSRRTKNNPVLIGEPGVGKTAIAEGLALRIVNGDVPESLKDKRLMALDMGALIAGAKYRGEFEERLKAVLNEVRSEEGEIILFIDEMHTLVGAGKADGAMDASNLLKPALARGELHCVGATTLDEYRKHVEKDAALARRFQPVFIEEPTVEDTISILRGLKEKYEQHHKVRISDSALVAAATLSNRYITDRFLPDKAIDLMDESASRLRMQVDSKPEELDELDRRVIQLKIEREALKKETDASSKDRLAKLELDLSALEEQAAALTARWQAEKQKLGRAADLKKELDEARNELQIVQRKGEFQRAGELAYGVIPKLEKELAAAESQDGANANPMVQEVVTPDNIAHVVSRWTGIPVDKMLEGEREKLLRMEDELAKWVVGQGDAVQAVSRAVRRARAGLQDPNRPIGSFIFLGPTGVGKTELTKALARFLFDDETALMRIDMSEYMEKHSVARLIGAPPGYVGYEEGGALTESVRRRPYQVVLFDEIEKAHPDVFNVLLQVLDDGRLTDGQGRTVDFKNTMIIMTSNLGAEYLAALGEDEDSDAVRDQVMEVVRAAFRPEFLNRVDEIILFHRLHRAQMGAIVDIQLERLRKLLAERKITLELEDEARTFLAERGYDPAYGARPLKRAIQKYVQDPLAEKMLQGEFPDGSGIKVLAGSDRLNFKRGAPAAQEAA; the protein is encoded by the coding sequence ATGAATATCGAAAAATATTCCGAGCGCGTTCGCGGCTTCCTTCAATCGGCACAGACCTATGCCTTGGCAGAGGGCCACCAGCAGTTCACGCCGGAACACGTCCTCAAGATATTGCTCGACGACGACCAGGGCATGGCCGCTTCGCTCATCGAGCGCGCCGGGGGCGACGCGCGTGAGGCGCGCGCCGGCACGGCTGCGGCGCTGGCAAAGCTCCCGAAGGTCACTGGCGGCAGCGGGTCCGTCTATCTCTCCCAGCCGCTCGCCAAGGTTTTCACGACTGCCGAGGAGGCGGCCAAGAAGGCCGGCGACAGTTTCGTGACTGTCGAACGCCTGCTTCTGGCGCTGGCGATCGAAAGCTCTGCCGCAACCGCTTCGATCCTTTCCAAGGCCGGTGTGACGCCGACCAAGCTCAACCAGGTCATCAACGAGATCCGCAAGGGCCGGACCGCCGACAGCGCGAACGCGGAGCAGGGCTTCGATTCGCTCAAGAAATACGCACGCGATCTCACCGCTGAAGCGCGGGAGGGCAAACTCGATCCGGTGATCGGCCGCGACGAGGAAATCCGCCGCACCATCCAGGTGCTGTCCCGCCGAACGAAGAACAATCCGGTGCTGATCGGCGAGCCGGGCGTCGGCAAGACGGCGATCGCCGAAGGCCTGGCGCTGAGGATTGTCAATGGTGACGTGCCGGAGAGCCTGAAGGACAAGCGACTGATGGCGCTCGACATGGGAGCGCTGATTGCCGGGGCGAAATATCGCGGCGAGTTCGAAGAGCGGCTGAAGGCCGTACTCAACGAGGTTCGCTCGGAAGAAGGCGAGATCATCCTGTTCATCGACGAGATGCACACGCTGGTCGGCGCCGGCAAGGCGGACGGGGCGATGGATGCCTCGAACCTCCTGAAGCCCGCGCTTGCCCGCGGCGAGCTGCATTGCGTCGGCGCGACGACGCTCGACGAGTACCGCAAGCATGTCGAGAAGGATGCCGCGCTTGCCCGCCGGTTCCAGCCCGTATTCATCGAAGAGCCGACGGTCGAGGATACGATCTCGATCCTCAGGGGTTTGAAGGAAAAATACGAGCAGCACCACAAGGTGCGGATCTCGGATTCCGCGCTGGTTGCGGCTGCGACGCTTTCCAACCGTTACATCACCGACCGCTTCCTGCCGGACAAGGCGATCGACCTCATGGACGAGTCGGCTTCGCGTCTGAGGATGCAGGTCGACTCGAAGCCCGAGGAGCTCGACGAACTCGACCGTCGCGTGATCCAACTCAAGATCGAGCGCGAAGCGCTGAAGAAGGAGACCGATGCGTCCTCCAAGGATCGCCTCGCGAAGCTGGAACTCGACCTTTCGGCGCTCGAGGAGCAGGCCGCTGCTCTGACGGCGCGCTGGCAGGCGGAAAAGCAGAAGCTCGGGCGGGCCGCCGATCTCAAGAAAGAGCTCGACGAAGCACGCAACGAGCTTCAGATCGTCCAGCGCAAGGGTGAATTCCAGCGGGCAGGGGAGCTTGCCTATGGCGTGATCCCGAAGCTCGAGAAGGAGCTTGCCGCGGCGGAAAGCCAGGACGGCGCGAACGCAAACCCGATGGTGCAGGAGGTTGTGACGCCGGACAACATCGCCCATGTCGTTTCGCGCTGGACCGGTATCCCGGTCGACAAGATGCTGGAAGGCGAGCGTGAAAAGCTGCTCCGGATGGAAGACGAACTGGCGAAATGGGTGGTCGGCCAGGGCGATGCTGTGCAGGCGGTCTCACGGGCCGTTCGCCGCGCGCGCGCCGGACTGCAGGATCCGAACCGGCCGATCGGGTCGTTCATCTTCCTCGGCCCCACCGGGGTCGGCAAGACGGAGCTTACCAAGGCGCTTGCCCGCTTCCTGTTCGATGACGAGACCGCGTTGATGCGGATCGACATGTCGGAATATATGGAGAAGCACTCGGTCGCCCGGCTGATCGGCGCGCCTCCCGGCTACGTCGGCTATGAAGAAGGCGGGGCGCTGACCGAATCCGTTCGCCGCCGGCCTTACCAGGTCGTGCTGTTCGACGAGATCGAGAAAGCGCATCCGGATGTCTTCAACGTGCTTCTGCAGGTGCTCGACGATGGGCGCTTGACCGATGGTCAAGGGCGTACCGTCGACTTCAAGAACACGATGATCATCATGACCTCGAATCTTGGTGCGGAATACCTGGCCGCACTTGGTGAGGACGAGGACAGCGACGCGGTTCGCGATCAGGTCATGGAAGTGGTGAGAGCCGCTTTCCGTCCGGAATTCCTGAACCGTGTCGACGAGATTATCCTGTTCCACCGGCTGCACCGGGCACAGATGGGCGCGATCGTCGACATTCAGCTCGAAAGGCTGCGCAAGCTCCTTGCCGAGCGCAAGATCACGCTCGAACTCGAGGACGAAGCGCGGACCTTCCTCGCGGAAAGAGGCTACGATCCGGCTTACGGTGCCCGGCCGTTGAAGCGCGCGATCCAGAAGTATGTCCAGGATCCGCTCGCGGAGAAAATGCTGCAGGGCGAGTTCCCGGACGGCTCGGGGATCAAGGTGCTGGCCGGGTCCGACCGGTTGAACTTCAAACGCGGTGCGCCCGCCGCGCAGGAAGCCGCCTAA